One window of the Zea mays cultivar B73 chromosome 3, Zm-B73-REFERENCE-NAM-5.0, whole genome shotgun sequence genome contains the following:
- the LOC109944910 gene encoding stigma-specific STIG1-like protein 4 yields the protein MRKATIFLMALALTLIPHEQTVATPPQPLPLQLRRSRFLAANNVNFSPPPPPSFYDCSKKPPSICLSPGSPGATCCRGTCVDTEYSSQHCGNCNKMCKLAQACCQGNCVNTLTDEKNCGGCGVKCRTKCTNGYCDYAA from the coding sequence ATGAGAAAAGCCACCATCTTTCTCATGGCGCTCGCCCTCACGCTCATCCCCCATGAGCAAACGGTGGCGACGCCGCCGCAGCCTCTTCCCCTGCAGCTGAGGAGAAGTCGCTTCCTTGCTGCCAACAACGTCAActtctcgccgccgccgccgccgtcgttctACGACTGCAGCAAGAAGCCTCCATCCATCTGCCTCTCGCCCGGGAGCCCCGGCGCGACGTGCTGCAGGGGCACATGCGTCGACACCGAGTACAGCTCGCAGCACTGCGGCAACTGCAACAAGATGTGCAAGCTCGCGCAGGCCTGCTGCCAGGGGAATTGCGTCAACACCCTCACCGACGAGAAGAACTGCGGCGGATGCGGCGTCAAGTGCAGAACCAAGTGCACCAACGGCTACTGCGACTACGCGGCGTGA